A genomic segment from Sulfuritalea hydrogenivorans sk43H encodes:
- a CDS encoding RrF2 family transcriptional regulator — MKLTTFSDYTLRVLMFLALNRERLATIPEIAAAYDISENHLMKVVHQLARSGVIESVRGKGGGIRLAREPEAIRLGQVVRASEGSTAIVECLSDDAGACRIAPACRLSGILVRAFDALYAALDDYTLADLVHAPRGLKMLLVRN, encoded by the coding sequence ATGAAACTGACCACCTTTTCCGACTACACCCTGCGCGTGCTGATGTTCCTCGCGCTCAACCGCGAGCGGCTCGCCACCATTCCGGAGATCGCGGCTGCCTACGACATCTCGGAGAACCACCTGATGAAGGTGGTGCACCAGCTGGCGCGCTCCGGGGTCATCGAATCGGTGCGCGGCAAGGGCGGCGGCATCCGCCTGGCGCGCGAGCCCGAGGCCATTCGGCTGGGGCAGGTCGTTCGCGCCAGCGAAGGCAGCACGGCGATCGTCGAATGTCTTTCGGACGATGCCGGAGCCTGCCGCATCGCCCCGGCCTGCCGGCTCTCCGGAATCCTGGTGCGTGCCTTCGACGCGCTCTATGCGGCGCTCGACGACTACACACTGGCTGATCTGGTGCATGCACCGCGTGGCCTGAAGATGCTGCTGGTGCGCAACTAG
- a CDS encoding class I SAM-dependent methyltransferase — MKVVQLGRNDLYVVLSMTYKAMAIAPKVIELGVLRGDNALVLHRTLSPSLMVLIDAWSAEAATQGYCPFDELPAWVNPVDTYDYYFGGSVREQRTYDVIHDECVSKLEGLANVVFLRYATIEALAHIKPRTGEDHFDLVYVDANHQYEYVLRDLMRYQEIVAENGCIMLNDCCHSSAGTLQNLGVLEAVSSFLKRSDFRPVALTNTDWSDLILVRKGSAIGQLLDYTIANSDIAYVEIPDQLLPAGRIIDGKQRKNISFA; from the coding sequence ATGAAGGTGGTCCAACTGGGCAGAAACGATCTGTACGTTGTCCTGTCCATGACTTATAAGGCCATGGCGATCGCGCCGAAAGTCATCGAGCTTGGTGTGTTGCGCGGAGACAATGCGCTGGTGTTGCATCGAACTTTGTCACCAAGCCTCATGGTGCTGATCGATGCCTGGAGCGCGGAAGCGGCCACGCAAGGATACTGTCCGTTTGACGAGCTCCCCGCCTGGGTGAATCCGGTTGATACCTATGACTACTATTTCGGCGGATCCGTTCGGGAGCAGCGAACCTACGATGTGATCCACGATGAATGCGTGTCGAAGCTCGAGGGACTTGCCAATGTCGTTTTTCTGAGATACGCAACCATAGAGGCTTTGGCGCATATCAAGCCGAGAACCGGCGAGGATCACTTCGATCTTGTGTATGTCGATGCCAACCATCAATATGAGTATGTCCTGCGGGATTTGATGCGCTATCAGGAAATCGTCGCAGAAAACGGCTGCATCATGCTTAACGATTGCTGCCACAGCAGCGCCGGAACCTTGCAGAACCTGGGCGTTCTCGAAGCCGTATCGAGCTTTCTGAAGCGCTCCGATTTTCGCCCGGTCGCATTGACAAATACCGATTGGTCGGATTTGATTCTCGTTCGAAAGGGATCCGCCATAGGACAACTGCTGGATTACACCATTGCGAATTCGGACATTGCCTATGTCGAAATCCCGGATCAACTTCTGCCCGCCGGAAGAATTATCGATGGCAAGCAACGAAAGAACATTTCCTTCGCGTAA
- a CDS encoding O-linked N-acetylglucosamine transferase, SPINDLY family protein has protein sequence MAKPRTASSRTPRKSTSNIADLSSVAHALEESGDTAGAIKLYRDWLARTDSPDAWIAHFNVGVLLNGANDLAGAEESYTAAIALNPGYAASHVNLGHALDRQGRDLDAIAAWSEALKLLDATPNPDQEALRVTLNSLGRRLEALERIPEALTMLTRSLAVQPDQEIVLYHLIYLRQQQCEWPVLAPLPGISADNMLAAVSPVAMLAISDDPALQLHAAVRHREPLPLPVMPRFAPVAGYSHGRLRIGYLSSNFGRHPVSYLTAELYELHDRHRVEVFGFCGSPEDNSEIRRRVSAAMDHFIRIDQMSDEDAARAICDAEIDILVDLQGHTAGARPNILAYHPAPVQIAYLGFPGTSGMPEIDYVLADRYVLTEESVRHFSEKPLYLPDCFQVNDRKRVAAAPLGRAEYGLPEDAFVFCTFNKNTKFNPEFFSAWMRILARTPNSVLWLLAADEGARENLVRYALAQGVGRERLIFAPRVPMARYLARFAVADLFLDISPFNGGTTVADALWMGLPVLTCSGRSFASRMGGSLLNAIGLPELITTSLGDYEELAVGLAGDAARLALIRSRLAANRDTHPLFDTPKFVRNLEDIFLRIAKTESGHEPASPMNTFDVRPFAEREIVFVVYAPAFHRTSGGVYALHAMAEDMYAMGCNVGMLAGAGMPGARVPLVSLEYLETMRAAGMTIVAIYPEIVTGNVLKADYAVWWLLNYPGHIKGNWDGSFDWADRVIGFGPELGRSGRCDSTLTYPLYDPDFFFPNDAIPKTEVTYYVNRIFSVAETIQAPVNPTCVLNPADNLSYRQLRDVLWRSKVVISNEWSGTLVMARLCGAPVIYLPSPLLSPEVQNTVEHRLGAAWGYSERNVELARQSLGALKAIHQERKATWLPSLAREVRTWIQGAKCKP, from the coding sequence ATGGCCAAGCCGCGAACAGCCTCCAGCCGCACACCAAGGAAGAGTACGAGCAATATCGCCGATCTCAGCAGCGTCGCCCACGCGCTGGAAGAGTCGGGTGACACGGCGGGTGCAATCAAGCTGTACCGCGACTGGCTAGCAAGAACCGACTCGCCGGATGCGTGGATCGCGCATTTCAACGTGGGCGTATTGCTCAACGGCGCGAACGATCTGGCGGGAGCGGAGGAGTCATACACCGCTGCCATTGCGCTTAACCCAGGCTATGCGGCGTCGCACGTCAATCTCGGTCATGCATTGGATCGCCAGGGCAGGGACCTTGATGCCATTGCCGCATGGTCGGAGGCCCTGAAGCTGCTCGATGCCACGCCGAACCCGGATCAGGAGGCGCTGCGCGTTACGCTCAACAGCCTGGGACGGCGCCTGGAGGCGCTGGAGCGGATTCCCGAGGCGCTGACCATGCTCACCCGCAGTCTGGCGGTACAACCCGATCAGGAAATCGTTCTGTATCACCTGATCTACCTGCGGCAGCAGCAATGCGAATGGCCGGTGCTGGCGCCCTTGCCGGGTATTTCGGCGGACAACATGCTCGCCGCCGTTTCGCCGGTGGCGATGCTGGCCATATCCGATGACCCGGCGCTGCAATTGCATGCCGCGGTCAGGCACCGCGAACCGTTGCCGCTGCCCGTCATGCCGCGCTTCGCGCCTGTTGCCGGCTACTCCCACGGGCGGTTGCGGATCGGCTACCTCTCGTCGAATTTCGGGCGGCATCCGGTGTCCTATCTGACGGCAGAACTCTATGAATTGCATGATCGGCACCGTGTCGAAGTGTTCGGCTTTTGCGGCAGCCCCGAGGACAATTCGGAGATTCGCCGCCGCGTGTCCGCCGCAATGGATCACTTCATCCGGATTGACCAAATGTCGGACGAAGACGCCGCGCGTGCAATCTGCGACGCCGAAATCGACATCCTGGTAGATCTGCAGGGACACACCGCCGGTGCGCGTCCCAACATCCTCGCCTATCATCCGGCGCCGGTGCAAATAGCCTATCTCGGATTTCCCGGCACCAGCGGCATGCCCGAGATCGACTACGTGCTGGCCGACCGATATGTGCTGACAGAGGAATCGGTTCGCCATTTCAGCGAGAAGCCGCTTTACCTTCCCGACTGCTTCCAGGTCAATGACAGGAAACGAGTCGCCGCGGCGCCACTGGGTCGAGCCGAATACGGATTGCCGGAGGACGCCTTTGTCTTCTGCACCTTCAACAAGAACACCAAGTTCAATCCGGAGTTTTTCTCCGCCTGGATGCGCATCCTGGCACGTACTCCGAACAGCGTGCTCTGGCTGCTTGCCGCGGATGAGGGGGCACGGGAAAACCTTGTTCGATATGCCCTGGCTCAGGGGGTAGGCCGCGAGCGCCTGATTTTCGCCCCTCGCGTACCGATGGCCCGCTACCTCGCACGATTTGCCGTCGCCGACCTGTTTCTCGACATTTCACCGTTCAACGGCGGCACCACCGTGGCGGATGCCTTGTGGATGGGACTTCCCGTGCTCACCTGTTCCGGCAGGAGCTTCGCCTCGCGGATGGGGGGCAGCCTGCTCAATGCCATCGGACTGCCGGAACTGATCACCACCTCACTCGGCGACTACGAGGAACTGGCGGTTGGGCTGGCCGGCGATGCGGCGCGACTCGCTCTGATCCGGAGCCGCCTGGCGGCGAACCGGGACACCCATCCGCTGTTCGATACACCGAAGTTCGTGCGCAACCTCGAAGACATATTCCTCCGCATTGCGAAAACGGAGTCCGGCCATGAACCTGCCAGTCCGATGAACACCTTCGATGTGCGGCCGTTTGCGGAACGGGAGATAGTCTTTGTCGTGTATGCGCCGGCCTTTCATCGCACCAGCGGTGGAGTTTATGCACTTCATGCCATGGCTGAAGACATGTACGCCATGGGCTGCAACGTCGGCATGCTGGCGGGAGCGGGCATGCCGGGGGCGAGGGTTCCGCTCGTCAGTCTGGAGTACCTGGAGACCATGCGGGCGGCGGGGATGACGATCGTGGCGATTTACCCTGAAATCGTTACTGGAAACGTGCTCAAGGCCGATTACGCGGTATGGTGGCTGCTCAACTATCCGGGACATATCAAGGGCAACTGGGACGGCAGTTTCGACTGGGCGGATCGCGTTATTGGTTTCGGGCCGGAGCTGGGGCGCAGTGGGCGATGCGACTCGACGCTCACCTATCCCCTGTACGACCCGGATTTCTTTTTTCCGAACGACGCGATCCCGAAAACGGAAGTCACCTACTATGTGAATAGGATATTCAGCGTTGCCGAAACAATTCAGGCCCCGGTGAATCCCACCTGCGTCCTGAACCCGGCTGACAATCTCAGCTACAGGCAACTACGCGATGTCCTGTGGCGGTCGAAGGTCGTGATTTCCAATGAATGGTCGGGAACCCTCGTCATGGCCAGACTCTGCGGTGCTCCCGTGATTTACCTTCCGTCCCCCCTGTTGTCCCCCGAGGTCCAGAACACGGTGGAGCATCGGCTTGGCGCTGCCTGGGGCTATTCCGAACGGAATGTCGAACTGGCCCGTCAATCGCTCGGGGCCTTGAAAGCGATTCATCAAGAAAGGAAGGCGACATGGTTGCCAAGCCTGGCCAGGGAGGTTCGAACATGGATTCAGGGCGCGAAGTGCAAGCCGTAG
- a CDS encoding acetyltransferase — MTLPIEIAQAVRSACVRAALEGYEQAQVAGLCQEGAWEVAVDAMRSLDLKVVLRETALEDPLPPPPRGPSSA, encoded by the coding sequence GTGACCCTTCCGATCGAAATCGCCCAGGCCGTACGCAGCGCCTGCGTGCGGGCCGCGCTGGAAGGCTACGAGCAGGCTCAGGTCGCCGGCCTGTGCCAGGAGGGTGCCTGGGAAGTCGCCGTCGATGCGATGCGAAGTCTCGACCTCAAGGTAGTTCTTCGGGAGACGGCCCTGGAAGACCCCTTGCCGCCGCCTCCTCGCGGGCCTTCTTCTGCCTGA
- a CDS encoding MarR family winged helix-turn-helix transcriptional regulator: MAVHFKDVGRMGNAALQKREFEALSQFRYQLRRFMRFSEQVTRRSGITPLQYLLLLHIKGFPGRSWATVGELAERLQAQHHGVVALISRCETREWVTREQGRADRREVEVHLTAKGERMVSKMAKLHRDELLNLEGGFLLPRLQELQQE, from the coding sequence GTGGCAGTTCATTTCAAGGATGTCGGCCGAATGGGTAACGCGGCACTCCAGAAACGAGAATTCGAAGCCCTCTCCCAGTTCCGCTACCAGTTGCGGCGCTTCATGCGCTTCAGCGAGCAGGTGACGCGCCGCTCAGGCATTACGCCGCTGCAATACCTGCTGCTGCTGCACATCAAGGGGTTTCCCGGACGCTCATGGGCGACCGTGGGCGAGCTGGCCGAGCGCCTGCAGGCCCAGCATCATGGCGTCGTCGCCCTGATTTCCCGGTGCGAGACGCGCGAGTGGGTGACGCGCGAACAGGGGCGGGCGGACCGGCGCGAAGTGGAGGTGCATCTCACCGCCAAGGGCGAACGCATGGTGAGCAAAATGGCGAAGCTGCACCGCGACGAATTGCTGAATCTCGAAGGCGGCTTCCTCCTGCCCAGACTCCAGGAACTGCAGCAGGAGTAG
- a CDS encoding TusE/DsrC/DsvC family sulfur relay protein: MDATSVLPATDGEGYLVDPADWNEQLAEVLARQENIELTDTHWIAIRFMREFYQEHQVIPDVRFVTRHLAAQVGGSRNLVFELFPYGYVKQACRIAGMRRPRGWSTG; this comes from the coding sequence ATGGACGCGACAAGCGTATTGCCGGCGACGGATGGCGAAGGCTATCTGGTTGATCCGGCGGACTGGAACGAGCAGCTGGCGGAGGTGCTGGCGCGGCAGGAGAACATCGAGTTGACGGACACACACTGGATCGCGATCCGTTTCATGCGCGAGTTCTACCAGGAGCACCAGGTGATTCCCGATGTGCGTTTCGTCACCCGCCACCTGGCGGCGCAAGTGGGTGGCTCGCGCAACCTCGTTTTCGAACTGTTCCCCTACGGCTACGTCAAGCAGGCCTGCCGTATTGCCGGCATGAGGCGACCGCGCGGCTGGAGTACCGGTTAG